AATATCAACTCTACAAACATGCCATGCTCTAAGACCCCGAGAGCACCAGCAGATTCTACCTATCTTCCAAATCTGCTGATTTCGTTTTCTGCTATTGTGAAGGCATCAACTGCTCTATCTCAAATTTACGAGGCTCAATCACTTTGACTTGCGTCTACGGCCTGCTTGATTCTCTGCTTACACTTAACTCATGTTGTCACCTCCATAAGCTCAAAGCTCGATACTGGATGCATCAGGTGCTGCTTTCCAGTGAGGACTTCCACCTCTAGTTGATATCCGCCTCGTGGCGTACTAAAATTATTTTTTGGTCATCTGTTTGTTGTTCAATTGTTTCCCAAGCATTTCGTGTTTTGGCAATAGCTATGGCATCAGTACAAGCATCCATGTTTTTACGCAGAGGAATTAACACATCTACTTGGTAATCGTGTTTTAGCTTATAAATAAAATCTTTATCTATATAGCCTCTATCCAATATAAGTATTTTTACTAGTCCAGGAAACTTGCGGCAAAAATCTGGAACCATTTTTTCTGCTTGTACCAATTCATCTTCATTGCCTGGTCCAAGTTCATAACCAGTCACATGAAAAAGTTCGTGTTCTAAACCAACATTTAATAGCGTACTCAAAGTGTAACAGCGGTGATAAATCAGGGCTTTTTTTTGCTCTTCGGTTAATTCTGCCAAACGTGAATAATACTGTCCATGTTCATCAACTGGCATTTTTACAGCTCCTTTGTAGTTGGGGTTATCTGGTACAACTAAATGCGTTTGGTCTAATATGAATATCCCATGATGGTCAAATGATTTTTGGATACGAAACCAGCTTTGTAGATCCTCACGATACCAATTACGAATCTCGTCTACTTTTGTATCTTTAAAAAACTTTCTAACTGAATCGGCATCAACAGCTGTTTTGCGATCTTTTTTATTTTTGTCGTTAAAACCAATCCTAGGATTACCCACGTTAAAACCAAATCGCGCTAGGATTGATCCAGCATTTAACAGATAACGTAAATTATCATAACGGCCCGTTTGATGTAAGCGCATTACAAATTGGCAGGTAACCAAAAACCAAATAGGAATTTCATTTTTTACTCTTGGATTTGGGTAGGTTCTATCTATAAATTGCAACAATCCACTTTCCATAGCAAAAGAAATAAACTCATCAGGGAGATTCCACTTCGTAAGATCAGCATAATCTATTTCCCCAGTTTCTAACTGCGCTGCAACTTTATTTTGGTCTTTTTGATATATTGTAGGCAAATAAAATCCGCCAGTACCAATATCTTTTTGTGTCATGATCGCTCCAATTTTTTTAAACGCATTTTAATAATTTCGCCAACTGCATTACACAATTCAGTACAAGTTTTCTTAAGATCCAGAAGAGAATTTATCTGTATTTGGTAATTTTTAACCATTTGCCATAAATTTTTTTCTTCACTCCTCAGCGCCACTTGTCGTTGCTTTTTATTTTCATATAGCTGCACAACAAGATAAGGACCATGCCGTTTAGTATCATCATCTGCACATTTGCAACCTTTTTTACCACAACGTCTAAACACTTCGCTTGCTACGCCTTGTATAAGATCATCGGTATGAGCGCAAAAAAATGCTTGTTTTTCTATTTTGCCTAATAATTCGCGCAGGTGTTTGCGGTGTTTTGAAATTTCGTCTCTTGACATTGTCATAATTACTTTATATATTATAATATTATTAATTGCAAGAAACATATTCGAGTAGGCCACTGAAGGACATTATATTTTTTTAGGGGACAGCAGCCTATGAGAGAAGAAAAAGAATCCTGTTACTGCGTGACTTGGGGAAGGGGAAGGTTTACAATTTTTTTTACTGTCTGAATTGCAGCACAAGATAAGTCTATTTTATTTGAAATTATTGCAAGAGTGTTTAAGATGGCATATATGCGTTTATGCAAAAGGGACATGAAAAGTATATTATCACTTCAATC
The window above is part of the Candidatus Babeliales bacterium genome. Proteins encoded here:
- a CDS encoding DUF6788 family protein; the protein is MTMSRDEISKHRKHLRELLGKIEKQAFFCAHTDDLIQGVASEVFRRCGKKGCKCADDDTKRHGPYLVVQLYENKKQRQVALRSEEKNLWQMVKNYQIQINSLLDLKKTCTELCNAVGEIIKMRLKKLERS